Proteins encoded in a region of the Aptenodytes patagonicus chromosome Z, bAptPat1.pri.cur, whole genome shotgun sequence genome:
- the SLC30A5 gene encoding proton-coupled zinc antiporter SLC30A5 isoform X2: MEEKYSGQALAGGGVLGPVDVPSARLTRYIVLLCFTKFLKAVGLFESYDLLKAVHLVQFIFIVQLGSAFFMVLFQKPFSSGKVVTKRQWIKIFKHAVVGCIISLLWFFGLTLCGPLRTLLLFEHSDVVVLSLLSVLFTSSGGGPAKGGVLLLVLALCCKVGFHMASRKLSVDVGGAKRLQALSHLVSVLLLCPWVIVLSLTTESKVESWSSLIMPFITVIFFVVILDFYVESICSVKMEASTCARYGSFLIFISALLFGNFWTHPITDQLRAMNRPPHHESTEHVLSGGVVVSAVFFILSANILSSPSRKGQKGTLIGYSPEGTPLYNFMGDALQQSSQSLPRFIKESLKQILEEYDSRQIFYFLCLNLAFTFVELFYGVWTNSLGLISDGFHMLFDCSALVMGLFAALMTRWKATRIFSYGYGRVEILSGFINGLFLMVIAFFVFMESVARLVDPPDIDTNMLTPVSVGGLIVNLVGICAFSHAHSHGTSRGGCHSHDHSHSHHGHSHSHGHGHSHSDHGHSHGHSHGSSGGGMNTNMRGVFLHVLADTLGSVGVIVSTIFIQQFGWLIADPLCSLFIATLIFLSVIPLLKDACQVLLLRIPPEQEKDLHAALEKIQKIEGVISYRDPHFWCHSASVVAGTVHVQVVSDVMEQRIVQQVTAILKDAGVNNLTVQVEKEAYFQHMSGLSTGFQDVLAMTQQLESMKYYKDGTYIM; this comes from the exons ATGGAGGAGAAGTACAGCGGGCAGGCCTTGGCCGGCGGCGGCGTGCTGGGGCCCGTGGATGTGCCCAGCGCCCG GCTGACTCGGTACATCGTGCTGCTGTGCTTCACCAAGTTTTTGAAAGCCGTGGGGCTGTTTGAATCCTACGACCTTCTGAAAGCGGTCCACCTCGTGCAGTTTATCTTTATAGTGCAGCTGGG GTCTGcattttttatggttttgtttcaaaaaccattttcttctggaaaagtgGTAACCAAGCGTCAG TGGATCAAAATTTTTAAGCATGCTGTTGTGGGATGTATCATTTCACTCTTGTGGTTTTTTGGCCTTACTCTTTGTGGACCACTGag GACATTGTTGCTGTTTGAGCACAGTGATGTGGTTGTGCTATCACTCCTTAGTGTCTTGTTCACAAGCTCAGGTGGAGGACCAgcaaag GGAGGAGTACTGCTTCTGGTACTGGCATTGTGCTGTAAGGTTGGTTTTCACATGGCTTCTCGAAAACTATCTGTAGATGTAGGTGGAGCCAAGCGTCTTCAAGCTTTGTCTCATCTTGTTTCCGTCCTTCTGTTGTGCCCATGGGTCATTGTTCTCTCTCTGACAACAGAG AGTAAAGTAGAGTCTTGGTCTTCTCTCATCATGCCTTTCATAACAGTCATCTTTTTTGTTGTGATCCTGGATTTCTACGTGGAGTCCATATGCTCTGTTAAGATGGAAGCTTCCACGTGTGCTCGATATGGATCCTTTCTAATTTTCATTAGTGCACTGCTTTTTGGCAACTTTTGGACGCATCCAATAACAGACCAGCTTCGAGCTATGAACAGACCACCACACCATGAAAGCACAGAGCACGTTCTTTCTGGAGGGGTGGTAGTGAGTGCTGTCTTCTTCATTTTAT CTGCCAATATCCTGTCCTCCCCCTCCAGGAAAGGGCAGAAGGGTACCCTTATTGGCTATTCCCCTGAAGGCACTCCTCTCTATAACTTCATGGGTGATGCATTACAGCAGAGCTCTCAGTCGTTACCCCGGTTTATTAAGGAGTCACTGAAACAAATCCTTGAGGAGTATGATTCTAGGCAGATCTTCTATTTCTTGTGCCTAAATCTG gCTTTCACTTTTGTGGAGCTTTTTTATGGAGTATGGACCAATAGCCTTGGTCTTATTTCTGATGGATTTCACATGCTTTTTGATTGCTCTGCATTAGTGATGGGCCTTTTTGCAGCTCTGATGACAAGATGGAAAGCAACTCGCATATTTTCCTATGG GTATGGACGTGTAGAAATTCTCTCTGGATTTATTAATGGCCTCTTTCTGATGGTAATTGCTTTCTTTGTCTTCATGGAATCGGTAGCCAGATTGGTGGATCCTCCAGACATAGATACAAATATGCTAACT CCAGTCTCTGTTGGAGGGCTGATCGTAAACCTTGTTGGTATCTGTGCCTTTAGCCACGCGCACTCCCATGGGACTTCTCGGGGAGGTTGTCACTCACACGATCACAGCCATTCTCACCacgggcacagccacagccatgGGCACGGCCATTCCCACAGTGACCATGGGCACAGTCATGGACATTCCCACGGGTCTTCTGGAGGAGGCATGAATACCAACATGAGAG gtgtGTTTCTGCATGTGTTAGCAGACACTCTTGGCAGTGTTGGTGTCATCGTATCCACGATATTTATTCAGCAATTTGGATGGCTCATAGCTGATCCGCTCTGCTCTCTTTTTATTGctacattgatttttcttagtGTTATCCCGCTATTGAAAGATGCCTGTCAAGTGCTTTTGTTGAGGATACCTCCAGAACAGGAGAAAGACCTGCATGCTGCTTTAGAAAAG ATTCAAAAAATAGAGGGAGTCATATCCTACAGAGATCCTCATTTTTGGTGTCACTCTGCAAGTGTTGTGGCAGGTACAGTACATGTGCAAGTGGTATCGGATGTGATGGAACAGAGAATTGTACAGCAG
- the SLC30A5 gene encoding proton-coupled zinc antiporter SLC30A5 isoform X1, whose amino-acid sequence MEEKYSGQALAGGGVLGPVDVPSARLTRYIVLLCFTKFLKAVGLFESYDLLKAVHLVQFIFIVQLGSAFFMVLFQKPFSSGKVVTKRQWIKIFKHAVVGCIISLLWFFGLTLCGPLRTLLLFEHSDVVVLSLLSVLFTSSGGGPAKTRGAAFFIIAVICLLLFDNDDLMAKIAEHPEGHHDSALTHVLYTIIAFLGVADHKGGVLLLVLALCCKVGFHMASRKLSVDVGGAKRLQALSHLVSVLLLCPWVIVLSLTTESKVESWSSLIMPFITVIFFVVILDFYVESICSVKMEASTCARYGSFLIFISALLFGNFWTHPITDQLRAMNRPPHHESTEHVLSGGVVVSAVFFILSANILSSPSRKGQKGTLIGYSPEGTPLYNFMGDALQQSSQSLPRFIKESLKQILEEYDSRQIFYFLCLNLAFTFVELFYGVWTNSLGLISDGFHMLFDCSALVMGLFAALMTRWKATRIFSYGYGRVEILSGFINGLFLMVIAFFVFMESVARLVDPPDIDTNMLTPVSVGGLIVNLVGICAFSHAHSHGTSRGGCHSHDHSHSHHGHSHSHGHGHSHSDHGHSHGHSHGSSGGGMNTNMRGVFLHVLADTLGSVGVIVSTIFIQQFGWLIADPLCSLFIATLIFLSVIPLLKDACQVLLLRIPPEQEKDLHAALEKIQKIEGVISYRDPHFWCHSASVVAGTVHVQVVSDVMEQRIVQQVTAILKDAGVNNLTVQVEKEAYFQHMSGLSTGFQDVLAMTQQLESMKYYKDGTYIM is encoded by the exons ATGGAGGAGAAGTACAGCGGGCAGGCCTTGGCCGGCGGCGGCGTGCTGGGGCCCGTGGATGTGCCCAGCGCCCG GCTGACTCGGTACATCGTGCTGCTGTGCTTCACCAAGTTTTTGAAAGCCGTGGGGCTGTTTGAATCCTACGACCTTCTGAAAGCGGTCCACCTCGTGCAGTTTATCTTTATAGTGCAGCTGGG GTCTGcattttttatggttttgtttcaaaaaccattttcttctggaaaagtgGTAACCAAGCGTCAG TGGATCAAAATTTTTAAGCATGCTGTTGTGGGATGTATCATTTCACTCTTGTGGTTTTTTGGCCTTACTCTTTGTGGACCACTGag GACATTGTTGCTGTTTGAGCACAGTGATGTGGTTGTGCTATCACTCCTTAGTGTCTTGTTCACAAGCTCAGGTGGAGGACCAgcaaag ACAAGAGgtgctgcatttttcatcataGCTGTCATCTGCTTACTACTTTTTGATAATGATGACCTTATGGCTAAAATAGCAGAACATC ctgagGGGCATCATGACAGTGCTCTTACCCATGTTCTGTATACAATCATTGCTTTCCTGGGTGTTGCAGATCACAAG GGAGGAGTACTGCTTCTGGTACTGGCATTGTGCTGTAAGGTTGGTTTTCACATGGCTTCTCGAAAACTATCTGTAGATGTAGGTGGAGCCAAGCGTCTTCAAGCTTTGTCTCATCTTGTTTCCGTCCTTCTGTTGTGCCCATGGGTCATTGTTCTCTCTCTGACAACAGAG AGTAAAGTAGAGTCTTGGTCTTCTCTCATCATGCCTTTCATAACAGTCATCTTTTTTGTTGTGATCCTGGATTTCTACGTGGAGTCCATATGCTCTGTTAAGATGGAAGCTTCCACGTGTGCTCGATATGGATCCTTTCTAATTTTCATTAGTGCACTGCTTTTTGGCAACTTTTGGACGCATCCAATAACAGACCAGCTTCGAGCTATGAACAGACCACCACACCATGAAAGCACAGAGCACGTTCTTTCTGGAGGGGTGGTAGTGAGTGCTGTCTTCTTCATTTTAT CTGCCAATATCCTGTCCTCCCCCTCCAGGAAAGGGCAGAAGGGTACCCTTATTGGCTATTCCCCTGAAGGCACTCCTCTCTATAACTTCATGGGTGATGCATTACAGCAGAGCTCTCAGTCGTTACCCCGGTTTATTAAGGAGTCACTGAAACAAATCCTTGAGGAGTATGATTCTAGGCAGATCTTCTATTTCTTGTGCCTAAATCTG gCTTTCACTTTTGTGGAGCTTTTTTATGGAGTATGGACCAATAGCCTTGGTCTTATTTCTGATGGATTTCACATGCTTTTTGATTGCTCTGCATTAGTGATGGGCCTTTTTGCAGCTCTGATGACAAGATGGAAAGCAACTCGCATATTTTCCTATGG GTATGGACGTGTAGAAATTCTCTCTGGATTTATTAATGGCCTCTTTCTGATGGTAATTGCTTTCTTTGTCTTCATGGAATCGGTAGCCAGATTGGTGGATCCTCCAGACATAGATACAAATATGCTAACT CCAGTCTCTGTTGGAGGGCTGATCGTAAACCTTGTTGGTATCTGTGCCTTTAGCCACGCGCACTCCCATGGGACTTCTCGGGGAGGTTGTCACTCACACGATCACAGCCATTCTCACCacgggcacagccacagccatgGGCACGGCCATTCCCACAGTGACCATGGGCACAGTCATGGACATTCCCACGGGTCTTCTGGAGGAGGCATGAATACCAACATGAGAG gtgtGTTTCTGCATGTGTTAGCAGACACTCTTGGCAGTGTTGGTGTCATCGTATCCACGATATTTATTCAGCAATTTGGATGGCTCATAGCTGATCCGCTCTGCTCTCTTTTTATTGctacattgatttttcttagtGTTATCCCGCTATTGAAAGATGCCTGTCAAGTGCTTTTGTTGAGGATACCTCCAGAACAGGAGAAAGACCTGCATGCTGCTTTAGAAAAG ATTCAAAAAATAGAGGGAGTCATATCCTACAGAGATCCTCATTTTTGGTGTCACTCTGCAAGTGTTGTGGCAGGTACAGTACATGTGCAAGTGGTATCGGATGTGATGGAACAGAGAATTGTACAGCAG